Proteins encoded within one genomic window of Bacillus sp. 1NLA3E:
- a CDS encoding ABC transporter permease, which produces MLLTSKITQYLTENKGLLGIFPAFLFVLIFFVGGFLQSLCSSLGFGNQMGMDGHGFGWVYQEIMTPYYLQAFGVTVLMAAVISVLAGVIGIIAALMLATLSTKWKWLHIVFQLPVGVPHLLSAYMLTQVLMQTGWFSRIAFHLGWIDRFERFPSMIHDTWGIGFILAYLWKEIPFIVLLIAPFIAKLMAEWKETSIMLGASPFQTVRWVIIPILMPLWVGGMWVTFAFALGAYEIPALLARTSFRFIPVLAWQEYTQFGLERQPIAIALNMVLALVSFIIGLILIYLQKKWYGEGRRIWNR; this is translated from the coding sequence ATGTTGCTAACGAGTAAAATTACTCAATATTTAACGGAAAATAAAGGGCTGTTGGGAATCTTCCCAGCCTTTTTATTTGTTTTAATCTTTTTTGTTGGAGGCTTTCTCCAATCGTTGTGTAGTAGTCTTGGCTTTGGTAATCAGATGGGGATGGATGGTCACGGGTTCGGCTGGGTATATCAAGAGATAATGACGCCATACTACCTTCAAGCTTTTGGCGTAACCGTCTTGATGGCCGCTGTCATCTCGGTATTAGCAGGTGTTATTGGGATAATAGCTGCGCTTATGTTAGCAACTCTTTCAACAAAGTGGAAATGGCTGCACATTGTCTTTCAGCTACCTGTTGGTGTACCTCATTTATTATCAGCCTATATGTTGACACAAGTTTTGATGCAAACCGGATGGTTTTCTCGAATAGCTTTTCATCTTGGGTGGATTGATCGTTTTGAGAGGTTTCCATCGATGATTCATGACACATGGGGAATTGGTTTCATTTTGGCTTATTTGTGGAAGGAAATTCCCTTTATAGTTTTATTAATCGCTCCTTTTATAGCAAAATTAATGGCAGAGTGGAAAGAAACGTCCATCATGCTTGGAGCGAGCCCTTTTCAAACTGTTCGTTGGGTGATCATCCCGATTTTAATGCCTCTTTGGGTAGGGGGAATGTGGGTCACGTTCGCTTTTGCGTTAGGGGCGTATGAAATTCCAGCTTTATTAGCTAGAACCTCGTTTCGATTCATTCCTGTTCTTGCATGGCAGGAATACACCCAATTTGGATTAGAACGGCAGCCAATTGCAATTGCTCTAAATATGGTACTTGCCCTCGTTTCCTTTATTATTGGATTGATATTAATCTATTTGCAAAAAAAGTGGTATGGAGAAGGGAGAAGAATATGGAACCGTTAA
- the speE gene encoding polyamine aminopropyltransferase, translating into MAERKSLSGFKKDDNGVLWISNYVANAKIKTDYKVKTLLHYEKSQYQQISIVESEGFGRLLVLDGTPQISTFEGFIYNEMISHVPILTHHNPKSVAMIGGGDCGNAREAMKYSEIEQIDVVEIDERVTELARKWLTPASAYENDNRFQMIHQDGFEWIQEKKGAYDVLIIDRPDPVGPGTKLFKPDFYQYVFNSLNDEGIVVFQSGSPYYNTSTLRSTVQNLHILFPIVRTYLVSIPLFPCGVWSFTIASKKWDPLQADLSKLQHQETKYITPEVFLASFALPKYVQDIFNK; encoded by the coding sequence TTGGCCGAGCGAAAATCTTTGTCTGGTTTTAAGAAGGATGATAATGGCGTCTTATGGATATCGAATTATGTTGCGAACGCTAAGATAAAAACAGACTATAAAGTTAAAACATTATTACATTATGAGAAATCACAGTATCAACAAATTAGTATTGTTGAGTCGGAAGGTTTTGGGAGATTACTGGTTTTGGATGGAACCCCGCAAATATCGACCTTTGAGGGATTTATCTATAATGAAATGATTAGTCACGTTCCTATCCTGACCCATCATAATCCGAAATCAGTGGCAATGATTGGTGGAGGGGACTGTGGAAATGCTCGAGAGGCAATGAAATATTCTGAAATTGAGCAAATCGATGTGGTAGAAATTGATGAGAGGGTAACAGAGCTGGCCCGAAAGTGGCTTACACCAGCTTCAGCATATGAAAATGACAACAGATTTCAAATGATCCATCAAGATGGTTTTGAGTGGATTCAAGAAAAAAAAGGGGCTTATGATGTCCTGATCATAGACCGACCAGACCCAGTTGGCCCGGGAACAAAGTTATTTAAACCAGATTTTTACCAGTATGTTTTTAATAGTCTTAATGATGAAGGGATTGTAGTCTTTCAGTCAGGATCCCCATATTATAATACCTCTACATTAAGAAGTACTGTGCAAAACCTTCACATACTATTCCCAATAGTCCGAACTTATTTGGTTTCCATCCCACTTTTTCCTTGTGGTGTATGGAGTTTTACGATTGCTTCAAAGAAATGGGACCCATTGCAGGCAGATTTAAGTAAATTGCAACACCAGGAAACAAAATATATTACACCAGAGGTGTTTCTTGCTTCATTTGCATTGCCCAAATATGTACAAGACATCTTTAATAAATGA
- a CDS encoding ABC transporter ATP-binding protein, translating into MNLEDVSICFEKQIIIDSVNLDINKGEIFVLMGPSGSGKTTLLKGIAGLLPLSSGILKWKNDKGKTGLVFQDPRLFPHMTVVENLAFGLRAKGIAKKERNHRVKEFLQILQLERLEKRFPHQLSGGQQQRVSLGRVLVLKPDLLLLDEPFASLDTPLRIQLTEWLYQLQRKQGFSILWVTHYLDEAFSVADRVGVIMNGKLRQVGKPQDFYQKPWSENVAAFFALKNRFSFSQWNKWFPNGFQQLETDEMGWIPANALSLSTDSQLSILEDFPVTWLDGVVTRVKNETNGHIALVKSEGENLEVELNVWEALPAVNSPVKVGVPLNKIIWYPKEDH; encoded by the coding sequence ATGAACCTCGAAGACGTGAGTATTTGTTTCGAGAAACAAATAATAATCGATTCCGTGAATTTAGACATTAATAAGGGAGAAATTTTCGTGTTAATGGGTCCGTCCGGAAGCGGAAAAACAACTTTATTAAAAGGAATAGCCGGGTTATTGCCACTTTCGTCTGGTATACTAAAATGGAAAAACGACAAGGGGAAAACGGGCCTTGTTTTTCAGGATCCTCGGCTTTTTCCACATATGACAGTTGTTGAAAACTTAGCTTTCGGATTACGTGCAAAAGGGATTGCTAAGAAGGAGCGGAATCATCGGGTTAAAGAGTTTTTACAAATCCTGCAGCTTGAAAGGTTAGAAAAACGTTTCCCACACCAGTTATCGGGAGGGCAACAGCAAAGGGTATCGTTAGGACGAGTCCTCGTGTTAAAACCGGACCTGCTCCTACTAGATGAGCCGTTTGCTTCCTTAGATACGCCGCTTCGTATCCAATTAACAGAGTGGCTATATCAATTACAAAGAAAACAAGGTTTTTCTATCCTTTGGGTGACTCATTATCTGGATGAAGCCTTTTCTGTAGCTGACAGGGTCGGAGTGATCATGAATGGGAAGCTTCGGCAGGTTGGAAAACCGCAGGATTTTTACCAAAAGCCTTGGTCGGAAAATGTTGCAGCATTTTTCGCATTAAAAAATCGGTTTTCTTTTTCACAATGGAATAAGTGGTTTCCAAACGGGTTTCAACAGCTGGAAACGGATGAGATGGGCTGGATTCCAGCAAATGCCCTTTCCCTTTCGACAGATAGTCAGTTATCAATATTGGAAGATTTTCCTGTTACGTGGTTAGATGGGGTTGTGACGCGAGTAAAGAATGAAACAAATGGACATATTGCTTTGGTAAAATCTGAAGGTGAAAACCTTGAAGTTGAACTGAATGTTTGGGAGGCATTACCCGCTGTAAACAGTCCGGTAAAGGTTGGCGTTCCACTTAATAAAATTATTTGGTATCCGAAAGAAGATCATTGA
- a CDS encoding ABC transporter permease: MAFEGLFNSLVVAGITVIGNLLLGLPAARVLSQKHFFGKGFVVITLLSPLFIPLTVSVMGLHEISIQIQFLNDFFSVALAHILITLPYFIAMLTYQYKLIGVKLQEAARSLGASPWQTFLWIELPQALPALLLVCLLVIIISLSQYLPTWIMSGGTLLTLPLIIFPFASSGNASIVSAYSIFFFIPVIIFVLIYFLLLSFQQKRNKGVVK; encoded by the coding sequence ATGGCGTTTGAAGGATTATTTAATAGTTTGGTTGTCGCGGGTATCACAGTGATAGGGAATTTATTATTAGGTCTCCCTGCAGCTAGAGTACTCAGCCAAAAACATTTTTTCGGAAAAGGATTTGTCGTTATCACACTTCTTTCCCCATTATTTATTCCTTTAACTGTATCAGTAATGGGTCTACACGAAATCTCGATTCAGATCCAGTTCTTAAATGATTTTTTCAGTGTGGCATTGGCTCATATTTTGATTACACTTCCATATTTTATTGCGATGCTAACCTACCAGTATAAACTGATAGGGGTGAAATTACAGGAGGCTGCAAGGAGTCTTGGAGCGAGTCCATGGCAGACATTTTTGTGGATTGAGCTACCTCAAGCTCTACCAGCCCTGTTGTTGGTTTGTTTATTGGTTATCATCATTTCCTTAAGTCAATACTTACCAACTTGGATTATGAGTGGAGGGACATTGTTGACTCTCCCATTAATCATCTTTCCTTTTGCTAGTAGCGGAAATGCCTCGATTGTTTCTGCCTATAGCATCTTTTTCTTCATCCCTGTTATTATATTTGTCCTAATCTATTTTCTTCTTCTATCCTTTCAGCAAAAAAGAAATAAGGGGGTGGTCAAATGA
- a CDS encoding UDP-N-acetylmuramoyl-tripeptide--D-alanyl-D-alanine ligase, translating to MKNLALQDILNQIGGQIVQGSGNPVIEHVMDYSAKKIENHTLVFHMDRERIKGKYWKENESIAIITDQPTQCTDLGDEIILIKTDHLEKAYWKFIEYYRGLFDIPVIGVSGTCGKTTTKEMIKQILQEDFAVKSTWMSMNSMSVNLRYLTKIDENTEVAVFEMPVAYPGYLRVACKCFQPQIRILLNIGVHHLADCETPEVYMKAKGEIIEGLDPAQGILILNADDENINKVINTTGFQRVIYFGKNENSHFRAKDVKYGEGGMNFTFVHEGKYFEAFVPGYGEHNIYNALAAIAGVSFVGVDIPTSIKRLASFKQVEEHLEVKVGSNGCMVIDDSWNSSPLSMATALQVLKDVKKDKTSIALLGYMPQLGDGQYADEQYSEMGKKAAESNVDLLIVVGEKAKEIGNAALRFGMDPSKVHFCETGVEVYEAIQSYINEDTTILLKITHRVMKRPSFQSLRKKLISESDDE from the coding sequence ATGAAAAATTTAGCATTACAAGATATTCTAAACCAAATCGGCGGTCAAATTGTTCAGGGGTCAGGAAATCCGGTGATCGAACATGTAATGGACTATTCTGCAAAGAAAATTGAGAATCATACCTTGGTGTTCCATATGGATCGAGAACGAATCAAGGGGAAGTACTGGAAAGAAAATGAATCAATCGCGATTATTACGGACCAACCAACTCAATGTACCGACCTCGGAGATGAAATCATTTTAATCAAGACTGATCACTTAGAGAAAGCATATTGGAAATTTATTGAGTATTATCGCGGCCTTTTTGATATTCCGGTTATCGGTGTATCCGGGACTTGCGGCAAAACGACCACAAAAGAAATGATCAAGCAGATTCTTCAAGAGGATTTTGCCGTGAAATCGACATGGATGAGCATGAACTCGATGTCGGTAAATTTACGTTATTTGACCAAAATTGATGAAAACACCGAGGTAGCCGTCTTTGAGATGCCGGTTGCCTATCCAGGCTATTTACGGGTCGCGTGCAAATGTTTTCAACCACAAATTCGAATTTTATTAAATATTGGCGTTCATCATTTGGCAGATTGTGAAACGCCAGAAGTATATATGAAGGCGAAGGGTGAGATCATTGAGGGTCTAGATCCAGCACAGGGCATCCTCATCCTAAATGCGGATGATGAAAATATTAACAAAGTCATTAATACCACTGGTTTCCAAAGAGTCATCTATTTTGGAAAGAATGAAAATTCCCACTTTCGTGCAAAAGATGTCAAATATGGTGAAGGTGGCATGAATTTTACCTTCGTCCACGAAGGCAAATATTTTGAGGCATTTGTACCAGGATATGGTGAGCACAATATTTACAATGCATTGGCAGCAATCGCCGGGGTGTCATTCGTCGGTGTAGATATACCAACCTCAATTAAACGGCTGGCTTCATTTAAACAGGTTGAGGAACATCTAGAGGTGAAAGTGGGCAGCAATGGCTGTATGGTGATAGATGATTCATGGAACTCTTCGCCACTTTCAATGGCAACAGCCCTTCAAGTACTAAAGGATGTTAAGAAGGATAAAACATCAATCGCTTTATTAGGCTATATGCCTCAACTTGGTGATGGCCAATATGCCGATGAACAATACAGTGAAATGGGGAAAAAAGCCGCCGAGTCGAATGTAGATTTACTTATTGTTGTTGGTGAAAAAGCAAAGGAAATAGGGAATGCCGCTTTAAGGTTTGGAATGGATCCAAGCAAGGTTCATTTTTGTGAAACAGGTGTTGAAGTGTACGAGGCAATACAGTCTTATATAAATGAAGACACAACTATCCTTCTAAAGATTACCCATCGAGTTATGAAAAGACCATCCTTTCAAAGCTTAAGAAAAAAACTCATCTCAGAATCTGATGATGAGTAA
- a CDS encoding CDP-alcohol phosphatidyltransferase family protein, translated as MLDTYGRSYVQPIIRRTGDFLLKRGLKADHVTVIAFLIGISASFLVYGEKPIWGVIVLWLSGFLDAVDGSMARQSKTSSSWGTVLDVTFDRIVECGIIIALAIRHPDPAILFLLLLLAISIIVTMTVFLTVGAVSQKPSYKSFYYQPGLAERTEGFILFSLMVLFQPHLKFWTIIFLIVELATGLQRLLEARRILKD; from the coding sequence ATGCTTGATACATACGGAAGGTCTTATGTACAACCAATCATTCGACGAACAGGAGACTTTTTGCTTAAAAGAGGACTGAAAGCGGATCATGTGACGGTGATAGCTTTCTTGATAGGAATCTCAGCAAGTTTCTTGGTTTATGGTGAAAAACCTATTTGGGGAGTCATTGTCCTTTGGTTATCAGGATTTCTCGATGCAGTTGATGGAAGTATGGCAAGACAAAGTAAAACCTCATCCTCGTGGGGGACAGTATTAGATGTCACGTTTGATCGAATCGTAGAATGCGGCATTATTATCGCTTTAGCGATTCGGCATCCGGATCCGGCTATTTTATTTTTGCTTCTGCTTTTGGCCATTTCGATCATTGTTACGATGACGGTTTTTTTGACAGTTGGCGCAGTGTCACAAAAGCCTAGTTATAAATCATTTTACTATCAACCAGGGTTAGCAGAACGAACAGAAGGATTTATATTATTTTCTTTGATGGTTTTGTTTCAACCTCATTTGAAGTTTTGGACAATCATTTTTCTAATAGTTGAATTAGCTACGGGGTTGCAAAGATTATTAGAAGCACGGAGGATATTGAAAGATTAA
- a CDS encoding putative amidoligase domain-containing protein, which produces MELSGKRFCMVSDKEQMLQIMHLNNVPCIEVVDPTASKYPLIGRRFGHHGGKDLAIINTAEEAVDDGYDYFTKLYAIENEYCLEIEGLTVKTAQIAVGKQVIFYEIPIRTTEFGWNWQDVDINSLSPEWIDLAIRALYVTGLTYGFVKIGQLSSQTMIVTDINSGSTHFTETTMKPSLPFTMGADIEFMVSCDEQLLPASTFFSLQGGVGCDERQIEQDSGEYALAEIRPEKAETPQELFDHIKDLIGKASEMVPYENVEFRAGSMPFSGYQCGGHIHFGLPLSLSILRALDHYLAVPFAMVEDPRKARLRRKTKHGGFGRYRVKSYGFEYLTLSSWILDPKLASSILSLAKLIATHHHELDSQFLFHPLVQRAYYQGNHIFLKGLWGEIKARLMKTSSYSQYAQELSFLYDAIENGYSFAESSDIRRNWGFTAVKQSYDPGDVIQIPKKTRLKFNLKEGMTATIRAGNRISLATIHAYPFSFRNSNVVQLSKALRERLALPKDWNPKVTSANGVLSLGPIIGILAARPFERQTTYFQHLSRLAAEKQMLVYVFEPQDIMWDQQLIKGTTLNGDGLFPFPAVIYDRIFLGGKKNVVIDEARVKLQSVFHIPFVNPLTLFRLTGDKWDSHQLLTKEYNDVLPDSRLLQQSSDITDMLDQYGEIFLKPIGGALSMGVIRVIRRPTGIFWLSIKQKVFHKLTHINELFVLIAPLIKVNTYLVQEGIRKKQLNGKNIEIRVYMQKNGLQKWFRTGMVGRLTNEDVLTEETEVNMRMSKVMSQLYSDLTERRYIMNQLATISRNIVTTIENEVGSFGELAVDFCIDQYDSIKLLEVNSKPDNLFSQIRAYQLRNLAGIRLLNYAASLAGYEGEDQKV; this is translated from the coding sequence ATGGAATTGTCAGGAAAGCGATTCTGTATGGTTTCAGACAAAGAACAAATGTTACAGATCATGCACTTGAATAATGTTCCTTGTATCGAAGTAGTTGATCCAACGGCAAGTAAATATCCACTAATCGGTAGGAGATTTGGTCATCATGGTGGAAAAGACCTTGCCATTATTAATACAGCAGAAGAAGCGGTAGATGATGGATATGATTACTTTACAAAACTATATGCAATCGAAAATGAATATTGTTTGGAAATTGAAGGACTCACAGTTAAAACGGCACAAATTGCTGTAGGTAAACAGGTAATATTCTACGAAATTCCGATTCGAACCACTGAATTTGGCTGGAATTGGCAGGATGTTGATATTAATAGCTTATCACCGGAGTGGATTGATCTTGCAATTCGTGCCTTATATGTAACCGGATTAACTTATGGGTTTGTAAAAATAGGTCAGTTATCAAGCCAAACCATGATTGTTACGGACATTAATTCTGGTAGCACTCACTTTACTGAAACCACCATGAAACCAAGTCTTCCCTTTACGATGGGTGCGGATATTGAGTTTATGGTGAGCTGCGACGAGCAGCTTTTGCCAGCCTCCACCTTTTTTTCATTACAAGGGGGAGTAGGCTGTGACGAACGCCAAATTGAACAGGATAGTGGAGAATATGCGCTGGCCGAAATAAGACCAGAAAAGGCTGAAACACCACAAGAATTATTTGACCACATTAAAGATTTAATCGGGAAAGCATCAGAAATGGTTCCGTATGAAAATGTTGAATTTCGGGCTGGGAGCATGCCTTTTTCAGGATATCAATGCGGTGGACATATCCATTTTGGTTTGCCACTTTCTTTGTCGATCCTAAGGGCACTTGACCATTATCTCGCTGTTCCATTTGCAATGGTGGAGGATCCAAGAAAGGCAAGACTCAGACGGAAAACGAAGCACGGTGGATTCGGGCGTTATCGTGTAAAATCATATGGGTTTGAATACCTTACATTAAGTTCATGGATCCTTGATCCAAAACTGGCTAGCTCGATTTTATCACTTGCAAAGCTAATTGCTACACATCACCATGAGTTAGATAGTCAATTTCTGTTTCACCCCCTTGTGCAACGGGCCTACTATCAAGGAAATCATATTTTCCTCAAAGGGTTATGGGGAGAAATTAAGGCGAGGCTAATGAAAACCTCAAGCTATTCTCAATATGCACAAGAGCTTTCTTTTCTTTATGATGCGATCGAAAACGGATACTCGTTCGCTGAGTCAAGTGATATCCGAAGGAATTGGGGCTTCACCGCAGTTAAACAATCATATGACCCTGGTGATGTTATTCAAATCCCGAAAAAAACGAGATTGAAATTTAATCTTAAAGAGGGTATGACTGCAACAATTCGCGCAGGAAACAGAATATCTCTGGCCACCATTCATGCTTACCCTTTTTCATTTCGAAACTCAAATGTAGTTCAACTTTCGAAAGCTTTACGGGAAAGGTTAGCTCTACCCAAGGATTGGAATCCAAAAGTAACATCTGCAAATGGCGTCCTATCACTTGGACCAATAATAGGAATTCTCGCGGCGAGACCTTTCGAACGACAAACTACCTATTTTCAACACTTATCTCGTCTCGCTGCCGAAAAGCAGATGCTTGTATATGTTTTTGAGCCTCAAGATATTATGTGGGACCAACAGTTGATTAAAGGAACCACGCTAAATGGAGACGGTCTATTCCCTTTTCCTGCGGTTATTTATGATCGTATTTTTCTTGGAGGAAAGAAAAATGTTGTAATCGATGAAGCCCGTGTAAAACTTCAATCTGTTTTTCATATCCCATTTGTTAATCCATTGACATTGTTTCGGTTAACAGGAGATAAATGGGACTCACACCAACTTCTCACTAAAGAATATAACGATGTATTGCCGGATTCTCGCTTGCTTCAACAGTCTTCAGATATTACGGATATGCTAGACCAATATGGGGAAATTTTCTTGAAACCTATTGGTGGGGCTTTAAGTATGGGAGTCATTAGAGTAATCCGTCGGCCAACAGGAATTTTTTGGTTGAGCATCAAACAGAAAGTATTTCATAAACTTACTCATATCAATGAATTATTTGTCTTAATCGCTCCTTTGATAAAAGTAAATACCTATCTCGTTCAAGAAGGAATTAGAAAAAAACAATTGAATGGTAAAAACATTGAAATCCGTGTGTACATGCAAAAAAACGGCTTGCAAAAATGGTTTAGGACTGGAATGGTGGGTCGGCTCACGAATGAAGATGTGTTGACTGAGGAAACAGAAGTAAATATGCGGATGAGTAAGGTTATGAGTCAATTGTATTCTGATTTAACCGAAAGACGCTATATCATGAACCAATTAGCAACCATCTCTCGTAATATCGTCACAACAATTGAAAATGAAGTGGGTTCTTTTGGTGAATTGGCAGTAGATTTTTGTATTGACCAATATGACTCTATTAAGCTACTCGAAGTTAATTCGAAGCCCGACAATTTGTTTTCTCAAATCAGGGCTTATCAACTCCGAAACTTAGCCGGCATTCGGTTGCTCAATTACGCTGCTTCACTTGCTGGTTATGAAGGCGAAGATCAAAAAGTGTAA
- a CDS encoding ABC transporter substrate-binding protein — protein MRISKILFGIMLVVSILLSGCASSDKSEKTATNVLGNDWKEIQTNSKGSTVNFYMWGGDEGINRYIDEWVAPKMKEQYGIKVKRYPMDAAEFINKLITEKKANKKSGEMDVIWVNGENFKTAKQQDLLLGRITNKLPNFKNYVDGSSPNVNYDFGFPTGGYEAPWGKVQFVFAYDSSKISNPPKSIAELQIWIKDNPGKFTYPAPPDFTGSAFIRHVLNESSDHYSSYLKKFDQTLMEKDSDKVWKELNEMEPYLWKAGKSYPQSLSQLDQLYKNGEVWMTMGYDEAGASNLIASGEFPSTTKTFVLEKGTLSNTHFLTVPFNSPNPSGALVLINYLLSPEAQLKKMDLQYWGENTSLSVDKLPENYRKSMSQIDRGPATLPEEELAKHRLPEISAEYVQMLDRGWLTHVANE, from the coding sequence ATGAGAATATCAAAAATTTTATTTGGAATCATGCTTGTTGTTAGTATTTTGTTAAGTGGATGTGCCTCATCAGATAAAAGCGAAAAGACTGCGACGAATGTTTTGGGGAATGATTGGAAAGAAATCCAAACAAATTCCAAAGGGAGCACGGTTAACTTTTATATGTGGGGCGGAGATGAAGGAATCAATCGCTATATTGATGAATGGGTAGCTCCAAAAATGAAAGAACAATATGGAATTAAAGTGAAACGCTATCCAATGGATGCGGCTGAATTTATTAATAAACTAATCACTGAAAAGAAAGCAAATAAAAAGTCAGGTGAGATGGATGTTATCTGGGTTAATGGGGAGAATTTTAAAACGGCAAAACAGCAAGATCTTCTTCTAGGAAGAATCACTAATAAATTGCCTAATTTTAAAAACTATGTAGATGGCAGTAGTCCTAATGTTAACTATGATTTTGGGTTTCCAACGGGTGGGTATGAGGCCCCATGGGGAAAAGTTCAGTTTGTCTTTGCTTACGATTCAAGCAAAATCTCTAATCCACCTAAATCTATTGCCGAGTTGCAAATATGGATAAAAGACAATCCTGGTAAGTTTACCTATCCAGCTCCTCCTGACTTTACGGGAAGCGCTTTTATCCGTCATGTTTTAAATGAGAGCAGTGATCATTATTCCTCTTATTTGAAAAAATTCGACCAAACTCTAATGGAAAAGGATTCCGACAAGGTATGGAAAGAGTTAAATGAGATGGAGCCTTATCTATGGAAGGCTGGAAAATCTTATCCACAATCACTTTCTCAGTTGGACCAGCTCTACAAAAATGGAGAGGTTTGGATGACAATGGGCTATGATGAAGCCGGTGCATCCAACTTAATCGCGAGTGGAGAATTTCCGAGTACGACGAAAACCTTTGTGCTAGAAAAAGGAACACTGTCAAATACTCATTTTCTAACCGTGCCATTTAACTCACCAAACCCTAGTGGTGCTTTGGTGCTTATTAATTATTTGTTATCTCCAGAGGCACAGTTAAAGAAAATGGATCTTCAATATTGGGGAGAGAATACCTCTTTGTCGGTAGACAAATTACCTGAGAACTATCGCAAGTCAATGAGTCAAATTGATCGGGGTCCTGCCACTTTACCGGAGGAAGAGCTAGCAAAGCATCGATTGCCTGAAATAAGTGCAGAATATGTTCAAATGCTTGATCGGGGCTGGTTGACTCATGTTGCTAACGAGTAA